The stretch of DNA tgtggaaaataaaaaataaaaagaaatgagaAAATAGCTTCGTTTGGAAATATGCCAAACTGGAGAGTTTCTGTGCTTTCTTTGCTTATCCTCTTCCTTCTTCTTTAACTGAAGAGAAAAACAGAGTAACAATTTTAGCTAAGAAACGACGTCGTTTTCTGAACTTTCATCACTAAATTCTCTCCACAGTACCAATGGCTATGAGCGGTTTGATTTCTAACCGCAATTTTGGTTCCTTCGTTACCTCAGGTTCATATTCAATTCTTACTCCTTTTGTTAGTTATAACTAATTACTTGCATTTTGTGAATTATGCATAATTTACTCACAATATTTTGTTACTTGTTACTCATAAATGATTTTTACatattgttgaattttttttctagtgTTGTGTAGATTTTATTGGTTAATGAGTTTTGATAGAAAATGGATTTTATGCTTACAAATATAGTAACTATACACTAGCAATGGAAATAAGCAcatacatttaattttatgccTTTATTTGCAATGTAAAGAAATTGTAAAAATTAGTATGTGGCTAGATAGGAAAATATGAATGGAATTCCCGTGACAGAGCTCAGTTGGGAGGAGTCCGGGTTCGAACTCGGGACtccccacttattcacctcaaGGGAGTGACTTTCTAGCCATTAGgctattgtaccaaaaaataaaataaaatatgaatggACAGTTATGTTTGTTAtagttattgttattattatttattaaactgaaatgcatttttttagttaaactattcattaaaaaacactattttttaattaaattgaaatgcAAGTGGTCGGGGATTGGTTTCCTGAGGGGAGAACTCACCTTGTATGCCTCACAGGTTCTCCGGTAGAGATTAATCACTACTAAATGGTAGTGAAAACTTGGTAACCgaaagaaagttttgttataCCAGTCCctgaaaaatgaaatttacCGCATGTCCAAAGAATGTGCATTCTGAAAGTCAATTTAGTTCTTGAGTTAAGATGCTCAAGCactaatttgaaaaattaaacacaCTATATTTTTCATGGACTAAATGTAAGTGATGCTTTCTTTAAATCATGTACTAGGATAAGCTTAGATTTTACCcgtattttttacaattttgctCAAGCTTAGTTTTTTTTGAGTAGAAATAAACAATGGTTTTGGTAAGATGAAAGCCTTTTAGCTTGGAATATGTTGATCAGTGACCATGATTGAAAAGTACGAAAGTTTTAGCAATTTTTTTGGTATTGGCAGGAAATTCGTATAGATCACAAAAGGATTTGTCACTTCAAAGAGGGGGGATTTCTGTTTCGGGTGCACCGGTTACACAATATGGTGGCTGGATTGTGAAGGTTCCTCTTTCAAGATGCCAGAATGCAATGCATTCTCATATTGTTTCTTCTTTGGAAGAGAGACTTTCAAAACAAATACAAACATTCGATAACAAAAGGGAGATTTTTTCTCCATTATCCCGACAATCCAGCTGCTGCtcaaacttcaaattaaaaGCTTGCAAAAGAAGACATTCTTACCTTTCTTCAGCTCCCTTTAGCAGTAGCTATATCGAACAATTTGGTTTGAGCAAAAGAAAGCACCGACAGCCTGAGGTTGGTAAAGCAAATAAGTTTCGTCTTTGTTACAAGTCTGAGGAGTATGAATTTGCAGAACCAAATATAGATAAGCTGAAATCAACTGAAGTGACCGGTGAAGCCATTCTTTTGGAAGGAAATCTGCATCAAATATCTCCATGGTGGCAGCAGTTTCCTAAGCGTTGGGTTATTGTACTGCTATGTTTTACAGCATTTCTCCTTTGTAATATGGATCGCGTGAGTAACGTTTTCTTTTGTTTATAGTTTCAGTTATTATGCTATTTATATAATCCTGTTTACATTCGACACAATTCAATAGGTACGTTTGGTTTTATCATATTCAATTGATTAACACTGCAGGGTGTTTGGTTGATTGTTAACCTTTTATAGTCGTGGACGTTGGTTGTTAAAAAGAAATATGTCTGCTGAGATTGAAATACTGTTTTCAAGATTCTACTTTTGTTTTACATAAGTTAttatttagattattttcttGAACTATATCCGACggttgtttatatttaattaattgtttcTAAATTTCTGCAATCTAACTAACCTAGTGTTACTGATATGCTGtacatttccatttttttataggTCAATATGAGCATAGCAATACTGCCGATGTCTCAAGAGTTCAACTGGAACAGTGCAACAGTTGGCCTCATTCAGTCCTCTTTTTTCTGGGGCTATCTACTTACACAGGTGTAACTGATATACATAAGACCAGTTAACTTAAACTAGAAATTGGTTTCTTACTTTCATATAACAATCCTCTAGTATTTTAAGTATCACTGCCGATTGAACCTGCCATAACCTGTACTGTTCCTAGAAGTATATGCTAGTAGTCTAGCAAGTTCTaatgttcaaacttcaaagtgCATTTTTATTTCGCCCACTGTACGTAAAGCGTGGATTTTATTGCTTTGAAGCTGACAgaatgattttttgggtttagatTGTTGGTGGCATTTGGGCAGACAAAGTTGGTGGGAAGCTAGTACTAGGTTTTGGAGTTATATGGTGGTCAATTGCAACAGTTTTAACTCCTGTTGCTGCAAAACTTGGGCTGCCATATCTGCTTGTTATGCGTGCCTTTATGGGAATCGGAGAGGTTAGTCCATTCGATTGCTGTACTAAACTTGTGATTTGTATATCAGGTTCCTGTAATTGAAAtgatatttgcttttataatttGACAACACATTTTTCGGATTCTTTGTTTTCAGGGTGTTGCGATGCCTGCAATGAATAATATACTTTCCAAGTGGATTCCAGTATCGGAGAGAAGCAGATCACTTGCGCTAGTATATAGTGGAATGTACCTTGGTTCTGTCACAGGCTTGGCATTCTCGCCTTTTCTAATTCACAAATTCGGGTGGCCATCTGTGTTTTACTCATTTGGATCACTTGGAAGTATCTGGTTTGCATTGTGGTCGAGAAAAGTAAGTCAACTTTCACGGTTTCAATACATCCGCTAATGTATGACACATCTGTTTCTTATCGGAAAAATGTTTGAATAGGAAATCAAGCAGTTCTACTTTGCCAACCATATCATGTTTTGTGCTGATTTGTTATCGACTGTCTCATGAAGTGTTTCATAACATATGATGAAATATATGACTAATAACCAATTCTAAAAGTTATGTTTATGCGAGTTAGTGTTCCCTTGACTGGATGTATGAGTAAATAGGTTATTTTGTACAATATGTTTGGCATTTTACCACGAGGTGTATCAATGTGAGGGGCAATTTGTAATTCCTTATGTTTGGCTCTTCCAGGCATATAGCACGCCAAAAGATGATCCAGATCTTGGGGCGGAAGAGAAAAGGCTCATACTTGGAGGCAGCGTATCAAAAGAACCTGTGACAGTTATTCCTTGGAAATTGATTTTATCGAAAGCACCTGTTTGGGCTTTAATAATCTCTCACTTCTGCCACAATTGGGGAACATTTATTCTGTTAACCTGGATGCCTACATACTACAATCAGGTACTTaccttttcaattttattttaatattttttttctgttattGAATATTGATCAATGCACATTAGAATATGAATGTTCTTGATGATACTTTCTATAATATctcaaatattttcaaatagGAATCAAACTATATTGCTTACATCCATCCATAGTATAACTATAAGACTTTAGGTTTTTTATATGAAAGTTGCTAAAGTATATAGAATTTTCTACTTGTGAAGGTGGGGAATACACATCCAACTGTCTGTATAATTCTGCTCCCATTCGCATGAAACTTGTAAAATTTTGTACATTCATTTCCCCATTGTTTTCAATCAAACTGAGCTTCAATTGGCTGCACAGTTTTGTTGATTTATAAAAATGATGTTTGTTATTTTGAATTCCTTGATGTTAAGTTACATCTTACCATCTTCTCTCAACTCTGTTAGGTAGCAGATTACTTTTTATATTACTTGGTAATTTCTTTAAAGATGAGTGAAGGAAATTTACTTCACTCCAACTACTgataaacaaacaaatttgaTGAATGAACTTTATGGGTTATTTTCTCAGGTTCTGAAGTTCAACCTCACGGAATCGGGGCTCTTATGTGTCCTTCCATGGTTAACCATGGCCATTTTTGCAAATATAGGAGGTTGGATTGCTGACACACTTGTGAGCAAAGGCCTTTCCATAACAACTGTTCGAAAGGCAAGCAAATCATTACTTCTGTAATTTTGTTACTAAATTTTTTCATGCATATTCTAGGCCTTTCCATTACTAAATTTTTcttccaatatttattttatttggcaGATCATGCAATCAATAGGGTTTCTAGGTCCTGCATTTTTTCTTACACAGTTAAGTCATGTCAGAACACCCGCCATGGCAGTACTGTGCATGGCTTGCAGTCAGGTTTGAACATATACACCTTCCTGAATTCTGATTCCTCAGGTTTTGAATTACTTTGTATTCTTAAACAATCTATTGTTTCTGTTACAGGGATGTGACGCATTCTCACAATCTGGTCTATATTCCAATCACCAAGACATTGGACCACGCTATGCTGTGAGTTAATTTCTTGTACAAATATAGCTTCAGAAACAGAAAGTTCCgtagttttttaaaagaaaataaatataaaaaccaGAAATAAAGTGACTGATCATGCTATGGTTTTCTTGTTGCACAAGTTAAGTATGGTGACGCTTTATTGTGAGCCGAACTTCTGAGGTTTTTGGCAACACTCAACACCGATGCCAATTGCCAAAATCATTTTACTATCCCTCTGCCCAAGTCAATCAGTTAAAACATATATGAACGCtaactattttaaaataccaGGGAGTTTTGCTGGGACTATCGAATACGGCAGGAGTGCTTGCCGGTGTCTTTGGTACAGCTGCTACTGGATACATACTCCAACGAGGTAAGAATTCTTCAGCTGTTGCATTCAAAACCTTTTTTCTCGTTGAGGTCGTTCGTTTAAGATCGATTTGTTGTTACAGGTTCATGGAACGATGTATTTAAAGTCTCTGTTGTATTGTACTTAATTGGCACGTTGGTCTGGAATATCTTTTCAACTGGTGAAAAAATTCTCGACTGAAGAATGTTATGACAATGTCAGGGAAGGTCTCTGCTACACTATAGGCCATAGAGATTTTCAAAGAGAGAAATGAAAGGTTGGAACAAAAATCACATGACCAAATATGTCAAGCTGTTTGAAGCATAAAAGCACCATGCCAAAATAGAAGAGAGCcactatcaatttttttgatCATATAGCTAGCTAGGCCTTAATATTCTTATCAGAAAGAAATCTTGGATTAACATTCCTTGTCCTATGATCTAAATGCTTTCTGTATAGATAGTTTGTGGGTAGTTTCTGCCCTTATAACTTCATTCTagcatatttatatttatacgTAGAATAATACATGTTATTTGACTTACTAACTCTGCTCCATCGTACTCGGCAGAGAAAATAAGGTTGCAGACTCGCAGTTTCCTTCTGATTCAATGCATCTTACCATTGGTTCATGTTATGCATTCAAACAGCTTCTATTGTCAGTCATAGGCAAGGATCCTAGAATCAGAATCTGACTAAGAACTGTGATTTCTAAACTATATAGCTGAATTATAGTGATTTcataaaatagaagaaaaaacacCACCAAAGATGAGTGTAACAAACTTGTTAACATACTATTAGGACATTGAAATTAAATCAAAACTTAAGGTGTTCTTTTGTGAACATCAACATTCAACATTGTTAAATGTGAGTTAACCTCTTACATAATAATGTCTTGAAagcaataaaattaaaatataattgtgaAAATAGAGAAGAAATAAAGAATTACAATTGAATATTTGCAAGGATTCTACAAATAAGATGAATTGAAAGAAAGCATGCATCCACCCTAccataaaagaaataaatccATTGACAATTCTCATAtgaattataataaatttttatataacatACCATGAATAAAATATACcctgttattttttatttttttcttctttttttccacCCTGTTCTCTCTTCTATAAATTAAAGCCCCAAATGGCTGAATTGTAAATTCTCTTCTTTTGAAACACAACACTAACTTCCATTGCATTTCAAATCATTGGACACTTTCCCCTGAATATCTCCCACCTTTGCATTTTCTATATTTGCAAAAACACCCTTCAAATCCCTGTTGTAAACATTAACCTTGAGCCCATTTTTCATGAACAAGGTGAGTGACATCTTTTGCTCCACCTGGTGGCCGGGAACCACCGCAAGACGGTGGCGGAGCAGAACAGCAGCAGCAATAGACTTCATTTGAAGATATGCCAAATCCTTCCCCAAACAGATTCTAGGGCCAGCATTGAATGCAACAAACTTGAAAGAGTCATGCATGATGAACTTTGTTCCATCCAATGACAACCACCTCTCAGGTCTAAATTCCAAGCAATCCTCACCCCATGTTGACTTTAATCTCCCGGCTGAATATATCGAGTATGTCACCGATGATCCTGCCGGAACAAAAGTTCCATCCGGCAACACATCATCGTTCACCACATGCTTTGAATCCTCTGGCACCGAAGGGTACAACCTTAGTGTCTCCGACAAGGCAGCTTTAAGATAAACCAATTGATCAACTTCTTCAAATCCCAACGGCTCATCCGTCCACTTTTCCATGTCAGTGCCACGTGTCTCCATCAAGACCGTGCAAATCTCGCGTAGGATCTTCTCTTCCACCCTTGGATTTTGAATGACCAACCAGAAAAACCAGCTCAACGCAACCGATGATGTGTCACGTCCAGCTAGGATGAAGTTCAATGCCACATGTTGAAGAAACTTGTCTGAATAAGATTCTTTCTTCCTCATAAACCTAGTCAGCAGGTCATCATGAAGAAGGGACCCATCTTTCTGCTGACTCATCAATTCGACTTTACGCTTCTCAATCACACTTGACAAATGCTCGTCCACAAAACCAAGGCTTCGGCTCAAGCCGACTTCCATACCAAGTCCAAGCCATTTCTTCACCTTCCACAACACCTCAGGTAAAATAAACCGCTGAAGCGTGGCTTCAGTGGCTTTATCAAAAGCGGCTGCAAAGCCGTTTTCAGGCAAACCCGTGGCACATGTTTGCGGGTCTCTCCCAAAAGCCAAACCACAAATATTGTCAAACGTGAGCCGGAGCATCACGTCTTGTAGATCCACCGGCTCACCTTGCACCTCAGCTTTCTTCAAAATTGTGCAAAGCCGGTCCTTAATGGCTCGGCTAACCCATCGAGCCATGGCTTGGCGCAATGTCCGGGTGGTAAATTCCAGCGCGGCTGTTTTACGCTGGAACAACCACGTGTTACCATCAGAGT from Trifolium pratense cultivar HEN17-A07 linkage group LG5, ARS_RC_1.1, whole genome shotgun sequence encodes:
- the LOC123884227 gene encoding ascorbate transporter, chloroplastic-like, with the protein product MAMSGLISNRNFGSFVTSGNSYRSQKDLSLQRGGISVSGAPVTQYGGWIVKVPLSRCQNAMHSHIVSSLEERLSKQIQTFDNKREIFSPLSRQSSCCSNFKLKACKRRHSYLSSAPFSSSYIEQFGLSKRKHRQPEVGKANKFRLCYKSEEYEFAEPNIDKLKSTEVTGEAILLEGNLHQISPWWQQFPKRWVIVLLCFTAFLLCNMDRVNMSIAILPMSQEFNWNSATVGLIQSSFFWGYLLTQIVGGIWADKVGGKLVLGFGVIWWSIATVLTPVAAKLGLPYLLVMRAFMGIGEGVAMPAMNNILSKWIPVSERSRSLALVYSGMYLGSVTGLAFSPFLIHKFGWPSVFYSFGSLGSIWFALWSRKAYSTPKDDPDLGAEEKRLILGGSVSKEPVTVIPWKLILSKAPVWALIISHFCHNWGTFILLTWMPTYYNQVLKFNLTESGLLCVLPWLTMAIFANIGGWIADTLVSKGLSITTVRKIMQSIGFLGPAFFLTQLSHVRTPAMAVLCMACSQGCDAFSQSGLYSNHQDIGPRYAGVLLGLSNTAGVLAGVFGTAATGYILQRGSWNDVFKVSVVLYLIGTLVWNIFSTGEKILD
- the LOC123884228 gene encoding cytochrome P450 86A8-like → METCTALLILTAITAYLLWFTFISRSLRGPRVWPLLGSLPGLIENCERMHDWICDNLRACGGTYQTCICAIPFLAKKQGLVTVTCDPRNLEHILKTRFDNYPKGPTWQAVFHDLLGDGIFNSDGNTWLFQRKTAALEFTTRTLRQAMARWVSRAIKDRLCTILKKAEVQGEPVDLQDVMLRLTFDNICGLAFGRDPQTCATGLPENGFAAAFDKATEATLQRFILPEVLWKVKKWLGLGMEVGLSRSLGFVDEHLSSVIEKRKVELMSQQKDGSLLHDDLLTRFMRKKESYSDKFLQHVALNFILAGRDTSSVALSWFFWLVIQNPRVEEKILREICTVLMETRGTDMEKWTDEPLGFEEVDQLVYLKAALSETLRLYPSVPEDSKHVVNDDVLPDGTFVPAGSSVTYSIYSAGRLKSTWGEDCLEFRPERWLSLDGTKFIMHDSFKFVAFNAGPRICLGKDLAYLQMKSIAAAVLLRHRLAVVPGHQVEQKMSLTLFMKNGLKVNVYNRDLKGVFANIENAKVGDIQGKVSNDLKCNGS